The nucleotide sequence TCTGGCTGTTCTTCTGCTTGGAAAAGTCTGACAAACATTAGTTTTActtgagaaaaaacaaatgtgTCTATGCTGTAACCACCACGAATCAAAGATTTTCTGAACAAGGAAGTTGATCTGATACTTACTTAGgttcttaaattttataatttttactggTGATCTAATGACTCTTCCTTAGTTATGttaagatactttaaaatttcattaggGGTGCCCAAGTGgtgcagttaagcatctgactcttagttttggctcaggtcaagatctcagggtcatgggatcgagccccagatggggctctgagctcagtgtggagtctgctttggatttctttcttctgctcctactcctctctctctctctctctctctctctctctttctctctcctaaataaataaataaatctttaaaataaataaatctttaaaataaataaacttttattaaacttctaaaaatatgttaaagattctaaaaaaataactgaaatttatttaatgatacctaaaaataacaatgatataAAATACCTCAAACATGAAGGTGTCAACTTCTTCTCGAACATCTTCATGACGTAGCTTGTTCCCTTCATCATCAGTCACATTTAAAAGCAAGTCAAGAAAAGCTCTGCGTTTATTTTTGGAGGGGGAGCAGTCCTTGTCAGCACTTCCATGTTCTTCGTCTCTCTTCAGTTCACTGGACCGTTCAGCGATGACCTATGATTTAAACAATCACATGCTTTTGTTTGGAATTTATTATAACCCAACAATATacttttctatgaaaatatactagcttctttaacttattttttctgAGACTATCCTATCCTTGCTATCTCAGCAATAACTTAGGCTCTTGGAAAAATATAACCATGCTTCCTTTTGAATTTTAGGGCATTAACTGATAAGACTTCTAAAAATGAATTTAGTATCAGACAACTTCAGAATTTTCAAGTGCTATTTTTACAGTCTTTCCAATGGGGTATAGCGTAATCATCTCTAGAGACCAGAATGAGCCAACGAGACAAAAATATAGGTGCTGGAAAGAACGCAGTCCTTAGATAGTAGACTAATTACACATTGTTCTAATTACATGttggagaaaagaaatagcaagttGACAGCTCACCTGTTTGCTTGCTGTTCCTTCTGGCTAGactgctccttcctctgtgtggctggctccctcctttctttcaagTCTCTGCTCCTCATCACACTATCAGAAAGACCCTCCCTGATGGCTGTGATGCTAGTCCCTAGCACTATCTTCCCATGCTTACTCTACTTTTTCCCATTTCCCCTGCCATCTGGCATGATGCTACACTTGGTACTTTGTGCCTTTCTCATCTAATTCAAATGTATGACCCATGTGGTAGAGAATTTGTGTTTGTTCATTGATATATTTCCAACCtctagaacactgcctggcattttaaaaacactctttatttgttgaatgaatgaaagcattaAGGCCCATCAATGCAATTTGGCTATACATTTCAACTTTTTTCTCCTATCAGGAAATTCATCAAACCTGCTGGTTAGTGGTTTGAATGAATAGATCCTAAGTTCTTTGAGGGCAAGCTCTCCAATGGAACCCCTGGTGCACAGCATTCAGGATAcaattttcaatgttttattaaatgaattatacTGTTTATCATTAATTATTGATATTAATGTTTAGGATTCATTAATTTAGGATTCATTAATTATTGATATTGATATTAATGCATGAAATTTGAGGATAAATTCAATAACACCCATAAAATACAAACTGTTGGCTACTCTCCTATAGCCAGGTGGTTgttctatattcattttttacaaCAGACTGACATCCTATATCCAAAACAACATCACTATCTCTTTGCTATctttgaattagaaataaaatagtaaaatccaattaattttaattttttccaaattgaaatactaaaataaagGCCCTTTGCCTTTGAAAACtactgtctaaaaaaaaaaaaaagaaaaagaaagagaactactGTCTAATCCAAACATTTTCCAGAAGACTCTTATAATCCTCTTCTCTCTATTCTTATAACATAGcactcagtttcttcataaatatccagtacatattttttaaatagataaccTCCCTTACTAAACTAACCTCTTCTAGGATAGAGAACATATATGTCTTACTCATTACTATATTTCTAACATTTGGTAAAGTATTTGGCACTCAGCAAGTGCTTAATTAATATTTACCAAATACAGGATTGAAATGTAATCATGCTGCCTCCTTTTTTCCattattcaattcaatttttatgAGGCACAGGCTCCACGGTCCTGCACTAGGTATATTGACAAAACCTAAAAatcatggatttaaaaatttctggaaatggatgatggtgatggctgcacagcattgtgaatgtAATGCCACTAAACTGGACATTTAAAATGGCTACAATGgcaaatttttatattatgtatattttaccacaataaaaaaaagtaaactgaggACTTACATTATTGGTAAAATTATGTAGGATCTCTAGGTTCCTTTTGTGTTCCCGGCCTTCtttaaacataagaaacaaaaagTCAAGCCAGAGCCAGGGCATCTTCATTCTTCGATGTATTGTATCACTCATTCtataaataggataaaaatatattGGCTGATCcatggaaaaatgtgtatttctttagCACCTACTCTCAACAGGGTAATATATGGGAATGAGGTCTATTTGTCTTAGAGGCTACTAAGAGCTCCATGCTTTATGCTCAATAATGAATCCATGGGCTTTTACACATCCAATGAAGCTTACAAATTTTAATGCTTTCATTAGTGGAAGGAAGAATTCATTAGAAAACATCCTTACAAGATCTGAtgtctgcttctgtttcttcagaaAGAATTCCTGACCTCATAAGGCTGCTGTGGCTCTTGGATCACATGTTGGGATGAAATATGCCTCTTTTTAATATCCACTCATTTATCACTCCTCTGGAGTGATAAAACCACTGGTTACCCTCTTCCACAGAAAAGTGCTCATTAAGTACCCATCTGTCACACAGCTGTCTTGAGTAACTCCCTTGTCATTTCCAGTGATAAAGAAGCAAGACCTCAACAGGATTCCCTCCTTCGAGATTGACTTAGACACCAACTCTTCAGAGACATGTTTTCTGACCACTCATCCATAGGAAAtatccctgtttttcttttttctttttttttcttttcttttcttttcttttcttttcttttcttttcttttcttttcttttcttttcttttcttttctttctttcttcttttttttcttttttcttttcttttctttcttttcttttttctttttttcctcttctcttcttttttcttctcttctcttatttccttccttccttccttttttaattttttgatagagagagaaaaagagaaatctcaagtagaggggaagagggagagagagagaataccaagcagactccctactgagtacaGAGCCTCACGAGCCTGACCTCATaacactgaggtcatgacctgagccaaaatcaagagatggacacttaaccaatggacccacccaggcaccacctctgttttcctttctaatGTCAACTTGATCCTTTCTTTCTAAGCAATTATTggaatttatgtttatatttatttgtttcaatgCATGTCTCCCTACTAATCTTCCTGTTGGTGTGCCCCTTAAAACTGGTCAGCACCTACTACAATGAATGGCAGATTACAGATGCTCCATAAatacgtatttatttattaaaataaagtaaactgAGCAGTGAACTTAAAGATAGGCTATATCAAATAAAATCCTGGCCCCAAATCGTAATAGTTGAATAACTACAagccatctttaaaataaaattgttttgattgaaaaataatacatactcagagtagaaaatatgagaaaggaaaatgaacaacaaaagcaaaacacagtAGGAAATAGAAGCCCACACACAAAATAATAGTAACTATAGCTGATATTTTGGTATAGTATCTTCTAGCTTTTCCTGtctataaaaaattttttgtaccTAGTAGTTACCATTCTTTAaaacctggttttatttttaccacttaGCATTGTAATCTCtcaatatattgtaaaataatcattttaaaattatggcaTAATCTGGGTGTGTCATAATTTACAAAACTGTTCCTCTACTGGTAAAATATATGCTTCAATGACGAGGTCAATTTTAGTATAAAGTTTCATTTCGAAACaatgaaaaagatacaaattattagcaataatttttaaagccctAAGCAgcaatcattttaaagataattacaAGGACTTCACTTACCTGTAGATGGCACGAACATACTCAGAATCCTCATTATTTTGAGCCCCAATATTCTTCCCCATAGctgtttctgtaaaataaagacaagaagCAACCACTCAATTCTAGCACATaacctgtgtttatttttcagtggaaaacactcagaaaaaaaaaaaaaaaaggacttaagtTCTGTTGTTCTTATAGAGTTGAAAATGGCTCCCTCCCTCTTTTGCTCCTTCTCCTGTAAAtttctcctcctgcttcctgcttcttcctccctctgcccttcctggcaTGTTGGATCTGTGACTGCTTTGCTCAAGACCGTCACAGTGGCTGCTGCTTCTCAGGGGGCTGAGCAATAGGGCCACCCTGAAAAGTACAATATCCTTTCCCATCTCCTTATTTGCCTTTCCACTGGAATGCTATTTTCTGTTTGGGCCATTCTATCTTTACATCAGAACTTTAGAAACAAATCAGTAAGACTTACCACAAATTATATCTAATGCACAAAGAGTGATGTAAAAAAAGCAGTTAAATGCTTCTTGGTTAACATGTTTTTCAAGCTTATTAACCAATATATTTGCGTGTTCATTCATGACATCTAAGAAATCTTCCAGAATCGTAAAATGGAAAGTGGGTGTTAACATTTTTCTCCTAGATCGCCATTTGTTTCCAGTACTAGAAACACAATGCATGGTTACAAATAAGAGAAGCAACAttagaaacaaattataaatttagTCAACAAATCTCTAGTGAAAGGGCTTAATCTACAGATCCTCAAATGCTTCGGTCAGAATGGCAAAGATTCATATAGTGCTAAGAATGTGGATAGTTTAGATATTATTCTATATTACTAATATTTAAGGGAGCACTCATAAAAACTGAATAATTTGAGAATTGTTCTAAATTTCTCagttctgagtttttaaaaattagaatatcttTTCTCCCCTCTATTAATACCTTAGTCCTCAGATGATCCTCATGGTCTGTACTTCTACTTTGAGCTCTATTATCTTCAGATTACCCACAGACCCCAGTAAGGGTCCTGCCTTTCTCTTGGCAGGGCCTCTTTCTGAGGATGGAGTCCTGTTTCTGGACTCCAGTTCTAGGACTGAGGTTTTATGCTCCATATGTGTCTCTGAAGCTGACTGCCTTTTTCACTGGATTTTCACAAACTACCTGCCCCAAACTCTCCTTGGCTTTACTCCATTCATACACCTGACCTGATTCTTCTTGAAACACTGCTCATCATCATTACTGAGTCCCGTGGTTGGAGATTACCATACACCCTGGACTCTTGTCTGACAGAACCAATTGTTCTCCAGACCTTTCCTTCCAGTCTCTTTCCTACTTCCTGGCACCACAGTCTTACAGACAGGACAACTACTTTGTGGCAATTCCTGACATAACATGTTACCAATGGAAGTAACTCTTTCTATGAGACAGCTTTACAAATTTACACTGACATACCTTGTAAGAAGTCCTAGGCCAAGCCATGGTTCTAGGAACTTGTATACATAGGATTTGTCGATTTGCCTTGAACTAGTTAAAATTACCTCggaaagaaaaaacatgagagatatatagatagaCATCAAAACCATTTCAACAATAAGTTTAATTCTACCTGGCTAGAACACTTTTAAACTAACATCTCATAGCTATTACTTCTCTGGGACTCATTTTTTATTCCTGTGCCTCAAAGAAAGTCAAGTAGAGTTTTGAACATGTAACTATCATTTGGTCTTGGGACTACATGGAATTGAGAAAAAGGAACtgtccaggatgatgccctggttCCTACCATGAACTAAGAACCAAGTGGAGTCATTTATTGAGGGTGAGGGGATAGGGGAGAGGAGGTAAGTGAACCCAAGTATGACCACATCTAGGGAGATAGAAATCACAAGTTCATTTTTGGGCATGTTGTCATGGAGACATTCAAGTTGCTATGCTCTGAAACAGGAATGATGCTCAGGATAAAGACTGAACTAGAAGCACACATCTGAATATCTCCAGCATGGAAGTAACACTTTGAAAGCCATGAATGCAGTCAGATCACCTGGAATCCAAGTGAAGTAGAAGGGATAAGCATTTAGGTCCGAGCACAAAAtgctccccaggctcccagctGCAGCCATGTACTCTGGACAGATCTCTCCACACACACCAAGCCTGCTCACATCAAGTCAGCTCAGCAGCGTGAAATCCTATGCCTGTCTCCTCACTCTTTACTCTGAACAAGGATGCTACAATGTGGTACAAGAGAAATCCAACATGTTCACTGCAATAACTAAGAAAGACATACCCCAGCATTATGGCCTAGGaaattgtgtttcattttgttccatGAAAAGGAGCTCTGTTTATCCCCTTTTTACTCCCTGATCCAAATCCCTTTTACCATCAAACCACAAGATAATCTCCCTGGTGTCATAATGATAAGTAAAAGGTATACAGTCTTTTTGAGCAGTTAACAGCATGCATTAATGCTATTTGCCCTATCAATACCAGATGAGCAATACT is from Canis lupus dingo isolate Sandy chromosome 16, ASM325472v2, whole genome shotgun sequence and encodes:
- the LOC112675196 gene encoding cytochrome P450 4V2 isoform X2 codes for the protein MLIPSTSLGFQVILTSSRQIDKSYVYKFLEPWLGLGLLTSTGNKWRSRRKMLTPTFHFTILEDFLDVMNEHANILVNKLEKHVNQEAFNCFFYITLCALDIICETAMGKNIGAQNNEDSEYVRAIYRMSDTIHRRMKMPWLWLDFLFLMFKEGREHKRNLEILHNFTNNVIAERSSELKRDEEHGSADKDCSPSKNKRRAFLDLLLNVTDDEGNKLRHEDVREEVDTFMFEGHDTTAAAINWSLYLLGSYPEVQKQVDSELEDVFGKSDRPATLEDLKKLKYLECVIKESLRLFPSVPLFARNLNEDCVVAGYKVVKGSQAIIIPYALHRDPRYFPNPEEFQPERFFPENLQGRHPYAYIPFSAGPRNCIGQRFAIMEEKTVLSCVLRHFWVESNQKREELGLAGELILRPTNGIWIKLKRRNADES